In Oryza sativa Japonica Group chromosome 3, ASM3414082v1, one DNA window encodes the following:
- the LOC9270058 gene encoding uncharacterized LOC9270058 → MEGSGAQPVGGAAAAAAAPKRNNMDYTLAALKLFGCQLAGATEAPPSESDGTSQAQMLYGIRFQRVWLQGVVVLADYRDGAGHILVDDGSCVAEITLTPKEAEGQPWREGMYVMVLGSYSGKESLPRANRPVIKVHKLVDLSAQPDRESMWYMEVVEAFNFFYLQFSAASPLMKR, encoded by the exons ATGGAGGGTTCCGGTGCTCAACctgtcggcggcgcggcggcggcggcggcggcgccgaagcgGAACAACATGGACTACACCCTCGCGGCGCTGAAGCTCTTCGGTTGCCAGCTGGCCGGCGCCACCGAGGCCCCTCCCTCGGAGTCGGACGGCACCTCGCAGGCCCAGATGCTCTACGGCATCCGCTTCCAGCGCGTCTGGCTCCAG GGCGTGGTGGTGCTGGCGGACTACCGCGACGGCGCCGGGCACATTCTTGTGGATGACGGCTCCTGCGTCGCCGAGATCACGCTCACACCGAAGGAGGCCGAGGGGCAGCCATGGCGAGAAG GCATGTATGTGATGGTTCTTGGGTCATATAGTGGAAAGGAATCTCTTCCTCGGGCCAATCGGCCAGTGATTAAG GTGCATAAGCTAGTCGATCTTTCCGCGCAGCCCGACCGTGAATCAATGTGGTACATGGAAGTAGTTGAGGCCTTCAACTTCTTTTACTTGCAGTTCTCGGCTGCTAGCCCACTGATGAAGCGCTAG
- the LOC9270058 gene encoding uncharacterized isoform X1: MEGSGAQPVGGAAAAAAAPKRNNMDYTLAALKLFGCQLAGATEAPPSESDGTSQAQMLYGIRFQRVWLQGVVVLADYRDGAGHILVDDGSCVAEITLTPKEAEGQPWREGMYVMVLGSYSGKESLPRANRPVIKAIAIFMMYSL; encoded by the exons ATGGAGGGTTCCGGTGCTCAACctgtcggcggcgcggcggcggcggcggcggcgccgaagcgGAACAACATGGACTACACCCTCGCGGCGCTGAAGCTCTTCGGTTGCCAGCTGGCCGGCGCCACCGAGGCCCCTCCCTCGGAGTCGGACGGCACCTCGCAGGCCCAGATGCTCTACGGCATCCGCTTCCAGCGCGTCTGGCTCCAG GGCGTGGTGGTGCTGGCGGACTACCGCGACGGCGCCGGGCACATTCTTGTGGATGACGGCTCCTGCGTCGCCGAGATCACGCTCACACCGAAGGAGGCCGAGGGGCAGCCATGGCGAGAAG GCATGTATGTGATGGTTCTTGGGTCATATAGTGGAAAGGAATCTCTTCCTCGGGCCAATCGGCCAGTGATTAAG GCAATTGCCATCTTCATGATGTATTCATTATAA